The Chrysemys picta bellii isolate R12L10 chromosome 12, ASM1138683v2, whole genome shotgun sequence genome has a segment encoding these proteins:
- the LOC101940866 gene encoding cytochrome c oxidase assembly protein COX11, mitochondrial isoform X2 — MGLCGRGWRCLGVLRLPCVAAGSAPRLLRVWAPAAGEPLAWGGSSCGRCPRTGAPHSQWAPRGPGSAPRRQAWPGLQQARGVARPNPFTRGQEQEWRRRNRTVLTYIAAAAVGMATGLGGSAVAGHDSDQIETMEPVKDRIIKVTFNADVHASLHWNFRPQQTEIYVVPGETALAFYKAKNSTHKPIIGISTYNVVPFEAGQYFNKIQCFCFEEQRLNPQEEVDMPVFFFIDPEFAEDPRMANVDLITLSYTFFEAKEGHKLPLPGYQ; from the exons ATGGGGCTGTgcgggcggggctggaggtgccTCGGGGTCCTTCGGCTGCCGTGCGTGGCTGCCGGATCGGCCCCCCGCCTGCTCCGTGTCTGGGCCCCAGCCGCTGGGGAGCCCCTGGCCTGGGGGGGCTCGTCCTGCGGCCGGTGCCCTCGGACCGGGGCCCCGCACAGCCAATGGGCCCCCCGCGGGCCGGGCAGCGCCCCCCGccgccaggcctggcctgggctccAGCAGGCGCGAGGGGTGGCGCGCCCCAACCCTTTcacgcggggccaggagcaggagtGGAGACGCAGGAACAGGACCGTCCTGACCTACATCGCCGCCGCGGCCGTGGGCATG gCTACTGGACTAGGTGGGTCAGCAGTAGCAGGCCATGATTCAGACCAGATTGAGACCATGGAACCTGTTAAAGATCGCATCATTAAGGTCACTTTCAATGCTGATGTGCATGCAAGTCTACATTGGAATTTTAGACCTCAGCAAACAGAAATATAC gttgTACCAGGAGAGACTGCACTGGCATTTTACAAAGCAAAGAATTCTACACACAAACCAATAATTGGAATCTCTACATATAACGTGGTTCCATTTGAAGCAGGACAGTATTTCAATAAAATACAA TGCTTTTGTTTTGAAGAACAGCGGCTTAATCCCCAAGAGGAAGTGGACATGCCTGTATTTTTCTTCATAGATCCTGAATTTGCTGAAGACCCAAGAATGGCCAATGTTGATCTGATCACTCTTTCTTACACTTTTTTTGAAGCAAAAGAAGGACACAAATTGCCACTCCCAGGTTATCAATAA
- the LOC101940866 gene encoding cytochrome c oxidase assembly protein COX11, mitochondrial isoform X1, protein MGLCGRGWRCLGVLRLPCVAAGSAPRLLRVWAPAAGEPLAWGGSSCGRCPRTGAPHSQWAPRGPGSAPRRQAWPGLQQARGVARPNPFTRGQEQEWRRRNRTVLTYIAAAAVGMVGMSYAAVPLYRLYCQATGLGGSAVAGHDSDQIETMEPVKDRIIKVTFNADVHASLHWNFRPQQTEIYVVPGETALAFYKAKNSTHKPIIGISTYNVVPFEAGQYFNKIQCFCFEEQRLNPQEEVDMPVFFFIDPEFAEDPRMANVDLITLSYTFFEAKEGHKLPLPGYQ, encoded by the exons ATGGGGCTGTgcgggcggggctggaggtgccTCGGGGTCCTTCGGCTGCCGTGCGTGGCTGCCGGATCGGCCCCCCGCCTGCTCCGTGTCTGGGCCCCAGCCGCTGGGGAGCCCCTGGCCTGGGGGGGCTCGTCCTGCGGCCGGTGCCCTCGGACCGGGGCCCCGCACAGCCAATGGGCCCCCCGCGGGCCGGGCAGCGCCCCCCGccgccaggcctggcctgggctccAGCAGGCGCGAGGGGTGGCGCGCCCCAACCCTTTcacgcggggccaggagcaggagtGGAGACGCAGGAACAGGACCGTCCTGACCTACATCGCCGCCGCGGCCGTGGGCATGGTGGGCATGTCCTACGCGGCCGTGCCGCTCTACCGCCTCTACTGCCAG gCTACTGGACTAGGTGGGTCAGCAGTAGCAGGCCATGATTCAGACCAGATTGAGACCATGGAACCTGTTAAAGATCGCATCATTAAGGTCACTTTCAATGCTGATGTGCATGCAAGTCTACATTGGAATTTTAGACCTCAGCAAACAGAAATATAC gttgTACCAGGAGAGACTGCACTGGCATTTTACAAAGCAAAGAATTCTACACACAAACCAATAATTGGAATCTCTACATATAACGTGGTTCCATTTGAAGCAGGACAGTATTTCAATAAAATACAA TGCTTTTGTTTTGAAGAACAGCGGCTTAATCCCCAAGAGGAAGTGGACATGCCTGTATTTTTCTTCATAGATCCTGAATTTGCTGAAGACCCAAGAATGGCCAATGTTGATCTGATCACTCTTTCTTACACTTTTTTTGAAGCAAAAGAAGGACACAAATTGCCACTCCCAGGTTATCAATAA